A single window of Martelella sp. NC20 DNA harbors:
- the ngg gene encoding N-acetylglutaminylglutamine synthetase encodes MSSDKGSRDEHRSRDAYAHRLKRMRSQGMKPPIPGGEEHGGMTADASIDCGWGRVVFGQTFSDTKLLIETLRAEVPDHRDIAIYVRDPHVVLANAPQEVFLDPSHTFRLELSTYRPASKPPQGFFIRRLTSEIDAQAINRIYAARGMVVVRPDFFWRQRDARSISYFVAEDEHQGNILGTVTGIDHSRVFNDPEKGASLWCLASDPQARQRGIGEALVRRLAEHFIARGASYLDLSVLHDNDPAIRLYEKLGFKRVPFFTVKRKNQINEKLFTGPEEEDYEALNPYARLIVTEARRRGISAEITDARGGFFRLSYGGRSIHCRESLTELTTSVAMSICDDKSVTRRFVEEAGVKVPRQMTSDAGEEAIRGFLEDAGHLVVKPARGEQGKGISVGISTFEALQDAVKDAKAYCDTVLIEEMVEGEDLRLIVINYRLVAAAVRRPAHIVADGKSSIEQLIASQSARRMAATGGESSIPLDAETERTVRDSGYTFADVPAAGTEIRVRRTANLHTGGTIHDVTDIVHPKLVDAAISAARAINIPVVGIDLMIKSPQNPDYAFIEANERPGLANHEPQPTAERLVDLLFPLSMPAGVRHSVREAHRNE; translated from the coding sequence ATGAGTTCGGACAAAGGCTCCAGGGACGAACACCGCAGCCGCGACGCCTATGCGCATCGCCTGAAGCGGATGCGTTCGCAAGGCATGAAGCCGCCGATCCCCGGCGGCGAGGAGCACGGCGGCATGACGGCCGATGCCTCGATCGATTGCGGCTGGGGGCGGGTGGTGTTCGGCCAGACGTTTTCCGATACCAAGCTCCTGATCGAGACGCTGCGCGCCGAGGTGCCCGACCACCGCGATATCGCGATCTATGTCCGCGACCCGCATGTGGTTCTGGCCAATGCGCCGCAGGAGGTGTTTCTCGACCCCTCGCATACCTTCCGGCTTGAACTTTCCACATACCGGCCGGCCTCCAAGCCGCCGCAGGGTTTCTTCATCCGCCGGCTGACATCGGAGATCGACGCCCAGGCGATCAACCGGATCTACGCCGCGCGCGGCATGGTGGTGGTGCGACCGGATTTCTTCTGGCGTCAGCGCGATGCCCGCTCGATCTCCTATTTCGTCGCCGAAGACGAGCACCAGGGCAATATTCTCGGCACGGTGACGGGCATCGACCATTCGCGGGTGTTCAACGATCCGGAAAAGGGAGCGTCGCTCTGGTGTCTGGCGAGCGACCCGCAGGCCCGACAGCGCGGCATCGGCGAGGCGCTGGTGCGCCGGCTCGCCGAGCATTTCATCGCGCGCGGCGCTTCCTATCTCGATCTCTCCGTGCTGCACGACAATGATCCGGCGATCCGGCTTTACGAGAAGCTCGGTTTCAAACGCGTGCCGTTCTTCACGGTCAAGCGCAAGAACCAGATCAACGAGAAACTGTTCACCGGGCCGGAGGAGGAGGATTACGAGGCGCTCAATCCCTATGCCCGGCTGATTGTCACCGAGGCGCGCCGCCGGGGTATCTCGGCCGAAATCACCGATGCCAGGGGCGGCTTCTTCCGGCTGTCCTATGGCGGCCGCTCGATCCATTGCCGCGAAAGCCTGACGGAACTGACCACTTCGGTGGCGATGTCGATCTGTGACGACAAATCCGTGACCCGCCGCTTCGTGGAAGAGGCGGGCGTGAAGGTGCCGCGCCAGATGACGTCGGATGCCGGCGAGGAGGCGATCCGCGGCTTTCTGGAGGATGCCGGCCATCTCGTGGTCAAGCCCGCGCGCGGCGAGCAGGGTAAGGGCATTTCCGTCGGCATTTCGACATTCGAGGCGCTCCAGGACGCGGTCAAGGACGCCAAGGCCTATTGCGATACGGTGCTGATCGAGGAAATGGTCGAAGGCGAGGATTTGCGCCTGATCGTGATCAACTACCGGCTGGTGGCCGCCGCCGTGCGTCGCCCGGCCCATATCGTGGCCGATGGAAAATCGTCGATCGAACAGTTGATCGCAAGCCAGAGCGCGCGGCGCATGGCCGCCACCGGCGGCGAATCCTCGATACCGCTCGATGCCGAGACCGAGCGTACGGTGCGCGATTCCGGCTATACCTTCGCCGATGTGCCGGCGGCTGGCACTGAGATCCGCGTGCGCCGGACCGCCAACCTGCACACCGGCGGCACCATTCACGATGTCACCGATATCGTCCATCCGAAGCTCGTGGACGCGGCGATTTCGGCCGCGCGCGCCATCAATATTCCGGTGGTGGGGATTGACCTGATGATCAAGTCCCCGCAAAACCCGGACTATGCCTTTATCGAGGCCAATGAGCGGCCGGGGCTTGCCAATCACGAGCCGCAGCCGACGGCCGAACGGCTTGTCGACCTGCTGTTCCCGCTTTCAATGCCGGCCGGCGTCCGCCATTCGGTGCGCGAGGCCCACAGGAACGAGTAG
- a CDS encoding osmoprotectant NAGGN system M42 family peptidase, producing the protein MKRLTIDADYLSDILKSLLAIPSPTGYTDPIVRFVTGELEKLGLSVELTRRGAIRAVRRGVDSRGARAVVSHVDTLGAQVKYLKSNGRLELVPIGTWSARFAEGARATIFTEKGSYRGTILPLKASGHTFNNEIDELPIGWRYVELRVDALTRDEADLDRLGIEIGDIVAIDPQPEFLENGFIVSRHLDNKAGVALMLAALKAMQDENVETPVASHWLFTIAEEVGVGASSIVAPEVASLVSIDNGTSAPGQNSSEFGVTIAMADQTGPFDWHLTKKLVDVCKVNDIRYQKDVFRYYRSDSASAVEAGADVRTALIAFGVDASHGYERIHMHALRSIAEMITAYLTSDVEIKRDFQQSGPMTGFTRQPTGKAKQELSTDVESEKIDDPAHPHHAGHA; encoded by the coding sequence ATGAAACGATTGACGATCGACGCCGATTACCTGTCCGACATTCTGAAGTCGCTGCTCGCGATCCCCTCACCGACAGGCTATACCGACCCCATCGTGCGTTTCGTGACCGGAGAACTGGAAAAGCTCGGCCTCTCCGTGGAACTGACCCGGCGCGGCGCGATCCGCGCCGTCAGGCGCGGCGTCGACAGTCGCGGCGCGCGCGCCGTGGTCTCGCATGTCGATACGCTCGGCGCGCAGGTGAAATATCTGAAATCCAACGGCCGGCTGGAACTGGTGCCGATCGGCACATGGTCGGCGCGGTTTGCCGAAGGGGCGCGGGCCACGATCTTCACCGAAAAGGGGTCCTATCGCGGCACCATCCTGCCGCTGAAGGCGTCCGGTCATACCTTCAACAATGAAATCGACGAATTGCCGATCGGCTGGCGATATGTCGAGCTGCGCGTCGATGCGCTGACCCGCGACGAAGCCGACCTCGACCGTCTCGGCATCGAGATCGGCGATATCGTCGCGATCGATCCGCAGCCCGAATTCCTGGAAAATGGCTTCATCGTCTCGCGCCATCTCGACAACAAGGCCGGCGTGGCGCTGATGCTCGCGGCGCTGAAGGCGATGCAGGATGAGAATGTCGAAACCCCGGTCGCCAGCCACTGGCTGTTCACGATTGCCGAGGAAGTCGGCGTCGGCGCCTCCTCGATCGTCGCGCCCGAGGTCGCCTCGCTGGTCTCGATCGACAACGGCACGTCTGCGCCGGGCCAGAACTCCTCCGAATTCGGCGTGACGATCGCGATGGCCGACCAGACCGGGCCGTTCGACTGGCACCTGACCAAGAAGCTGGTCGATGTCTGCAAGGTCAATGATATCCGTTACCAGAAGGACGTGTTCCGCTACTACCGTTCGGATTCGGCAAGTGCGGTGGAGGCGGGCGCGGATGTGCGCACCGCCCTGATCGCCTTCGGCGTCGACGCCTCGCACGGCTATGAGCGCATCCACATGCATGCGCTGCGGTCTATCGCCGAGATGATCACCGCCTACCTGACCTCCGACGTCGAGATCAAGCGCGACTTCCAGCAGTCCGGCCCGATGACCGGCTTCACCCGCCAGCCCACCGGCAAGGCCAAGCAGGAACTCTCCACCGACGTCGAAAGCGAGAAGATCGACGATCCGGCGCATCCGCATCATGCGGGGCATGCCTGA
- a CDS encoding FadR/GntR family transcriptional regulator, with protein MTRPSLESRQAFAPPFAEKKRKRPDIIADMVRERMIEAGLEPGDRLPAEWLDPEQLSASRGTVREALKILEFQGMIASKTGPGGGIFARAVAPGEAIQTVTNLFLRAPPSISDIYALRKSLEPELAAEAALHLPDEAIAGLQATIRLYEAEPKSADEEYVQRLAELDFHAELSRHAKNPVLGFACGLLLNLLRDLPECRAIYQTPNPGLRETGVFYQIELIKAIRGRNPDRARKIMAEHMAEAEAYMLERARLNRGG; from the coding sequence ATGACCAGACCCAGCCTTGAAAGCCGCCAGGCCTTTGCGCCGCCATTTGCGGAGAAGAAGCGCAAGCGGCCGGATATCATCGCCGACATGGTGCGCGAGCGGATGATCGAGGCCGGGCTTGAGCCCGGAGACCGGCTGCCTGCTGAATGGCTGGACCCGGAGCAGCTTTCGGCCTCGCGCGGCACCGTGCGCGAAGCGCTCAAGATCCTCGAATTCCAGGGCATGATCGCGAGCAAGACCGGGCCCGGCGGCGGGATTTTCGCGCGCGCGGTGGCGCCCGGCGAGGCGATCCAGACCGTCACCAACCTGTTCCTGCGCGCGCCGCCCTCGATTTCCGATATCTACGCGCTGCGCAAATCGCTGGAGCCGGAACTGGCGGCGGAGGCAGCGCTTCATCTGCCCGACGAGGCGATTGCGGGCCTGCAGGCCACGATCCGGCTCTACGAGGCGGAACCGAAATCCGCCGATGAGGAATATGTCCAGCGCCTTGCCGAACTCGACTTCCACGCCGAACTCTCGCGCCATGCGAAAAACCCGGTACTCGGCTTTGCCTGCGGCCTGCTGCTGAACCTTCTGCGCGACCTGCCGGAATGCCGCGCAATCTACCAGACGCCCAATCCGGGCCTGCGCGAGACCGGGGTTTTCTACCAGATCGAGCTGATCAAGGCGATCCGCGGCCGCAACCCGGACCGGGCCCGCAAGATCATGGCGGAACATATGGCCGAGGCCGAGGCTTATATGCTGGAGCGGGCGCGGTTGAACCGGGGCGGCTGA
- a CDS encoding ABC transporter permease, whose translation MAHYILRRLLAVIPVLLGLTVIVFAIMAMIPGDPATAILGSYATPENVDRINRALGLDKPLVQQYFIWLGNILHGDFGRSYTQNRPVLDIITERFGNTLILAGTSLVLCSILGLLAGIVSAVRQYGLTDKLVTLFVLIGISVPSFWLGLLLILVFAVKLQWLPASGMYAIYGGGGPLDLLRHLILPAFTLSVVATGVVARLTRTAMLEVLRQDYIRTARAKGLKERRVIMRHAFKAALVSVIPVLGIQAGFVLGGAVYIETVFQWPGIGSMLVTAISTRDLLTVQGGVLIVAAAYVLFNLAADVVQTMLDPRLR comes from the coding sequence ATGGCACATTACATCCTGCGGCGGCTACTGGCTGTCATTCCGGTGCTTCTCGGCCTCACCGTGATCGTGTTCGCGATCATGGCGATGATCCCCGGCGATCCGGCGACGGCCATTCTGGGCTCCTATGCGACGCCTGAAAATGTCGACCGCATCAACCGCGCGCTCGGCCTCGACAAGCCGCTGGTGCAGCAATATTTCATCTGGCTCGGCAATATTCTCCATGGCGATTTCGGCCGGTCCTACACCCAGAACCGTCCGGTCCTCGACATCATCACCGAGCGCTTCGGCAATACGCTGATCCTGGCCGGCACATCGCTGGTGCTCTGTTCCATCCTCGGCCTTCTGGCCGGCATCGTCTCGGCGGTCCGCCAGTATGGCCTCACCGACAAGCTGGTGACGCTGTTCGTGCTGATCGGCATTTCGGTGCCCTCGTTCTGGCTCGGCCTGCTGTTGATTCTGGTCTTCGCGGTCAAGCTGCAATGGCTGCCGGCAAGCGGCATGTACGCGATCTATGGCGGCGGCGGGCCGCTCGATCTCCTGAGACACCTGATCCTGCCGGCGTTCACGCTCTCTGTGGTGGCGACCGGCGTGGTGGCGCGGCTGACCCGCACCGCGATGCTTGAAGTGCTGCGCCAGGACTATATCCGCACCGCCCGCGCCAAGGGGCTGAAGGAGCGCCGCGTGATCATGCGCCACGCCTTCAAGGCGGCGCTCGTCTCCGTCATTCCGGTGCTCGGCATCCAGGCCGGCTTCGTGCTCGGCGGCGCGGTCTATATCGAGACCGTGTTCCAGTGGCCGGGCATCGGCTCGATGCTGGTGACCGCGATCTCCACCCGCGACCTGCTGACCGTTCAGGGCGGGGTTCTGATCGTGGCGGCGGCCTATGTGCTGTTCAACCTCGCCGCCGACGTCGTCCAGACCATGCTTGATCCGAGGTTGCGCTGA
- a CDS encoding acetamidase/formamidase family protein, with the protein MIRTIHSHEGHLGWDRAIKPVHYAKSGETIAFSCRDAGNGHYHHDSSAADILTADPATINPLTGPVYVEGAKPGDALKVTIREFSPSGFGWTAIIPGFGLLSDQFTQPKLKLWDYDTAARKPAVYNDIATVPLHPFIGTIGVAMAEPGNHSVIPPRRVGGNLDIRDIAAGTTLYLPVEVEGALLSLGDTHAAQGDGEVCGTAIESAMDVSVTVEVIKGAAPKTPHFSTPGPIARHLDAAGYEVTTGIGPDLMAAARDAVSAMIDHLSRTRKLAPEDAYMLCSVAGDLKISEIVDAPNWVVSFYFPRIVFG; encoded by the coding sequence ATGATCCGCACCATCCATTCCCACGAAGGCCATCTCGGCTGGGACCGCGCGATCAAGCCAGTGCATTATGCAAAGTCCGGCGAGACCATCGCCTTTTCCTGCCGCGACGCCGGCAATGGCCATTATCATCACGACAGCAGCGCGGCCGACATCCTCACCGCCGATCCGGCGACCATCAATCCGCTGACCGGCCCGGTCTATGTCGAGGGTGCGAAACCCGGCGATGCGCTGAAGGTGACGATCCGCGAATTCTCGCCCTCAGGCTTCGGCTGGACCGCGATCATACCGGGTTTCGGCCTGCTGTCGGATCAGTTCACCCAACCGAAACTCAAGCTCTGGGATTACGACACGGCGGCCCGAAAACCCGCCGTCTATAACGATATCGCCACGGTCCCGCTCCACCCGTTCATTGGCACCATCGGCGTGGCCATGGCCGAGCCCGGCAATCATTCGGTGATCCCGCCGCGCCGCGTCGGCGGCAATTTGGATATCCGTGACATCGCCGCAGGGACCACGCTCTATCTGCCGGTGGAGGTCGAGGGCGCGCTGCTGTCGCTCGGCGACACCCACGCCGCCCAGGGCGATGGCGAGGTCTGCGGCACGGCGATCGAAAGCGCGATGGATGTCTCGGTCACGGTGGAAGTGATCAAGGGGGCAGCGCCGAAAACCCCGCATTTTTCCACGCCCGGCCCGATCGCCCGCCATCTCGATGCCGCCGGCTACGAGGTCACCACCGGCATCGGCCCCGACCTGATGGCGGCTGCCCGCGATGCCGTTTCCGCGATGATCGACCACCTGTCGCGCACCCGCAAGCTTGCCCCCGAGGACGCCTACATGCTCTGCTCGGTCGCAGGCGACCTGAAGATCAGCGAGATCGTCGATGCGCCGAACTGGGTGGTGTCGTTTTATTTTCCAAGGATCGTATTCGGCTGA
- a CDS encoding N-acetylglutaminylglutamine amidotransferase, whose translation MCGIAGEIRFDGTLADSEAVARITAALAPRGPDGSGIFAQGRFAFGHRRLKIIDLSEKAAQPMTDPELGLTIVFNGCIYNYPELRRELEDKGYRFFSTGDTEVIMKAYHAWGRDCVKRFHGMFAFAIVERDSGKAMIARDRFGIKPFYYAMSGRNIRFASTLPALLKGGGIDKTVDPVALHHYMSFHAVVPPPHTIVKGVRKLPPATTRCFEPDGSFEDIRYWSPKHERDAATAKLTREEWRDRVLDALRTAVKRRMVSDVPVGVLLSGGVDSSIITGLLAEEGQKDLMTFSIGFEEANGEKGDEFSYSDLIAERFGTDHHKIFVPSSELMSALPDTIHAMSEPMVSYDNIGFFLLSREVSKHIKVVQSGQGADEIFAGYHWYPPLENSNDVVGDYARGFFDRDRAKLSRHLSPEWLAEEDVSRAFVESHLMAAGAEGPVDRALRLDSQVMLVDDPVKRVDNMTMAWGLEARVPFLDHELAELAASIPPEFKLNDGGKGVLKDAARLVVPHEVIDRKKGYFPVPQLKYISGEYLDMVRDVLTSQVSSERGLFRKSYLDDLFLDPIGHITPLRGSELWQVALLEMWLQSHDI comes from the coding sequence ATGTGTGGTATTGCCGGAGAGATCAGATTCGATGGAACACTAGCAGATTCCGAAGCCGTGGCCCGTATTACCGCAGCGCTTGCGCCGCGCGGGCCGGACGGCAGCGGGATATTCGCACAGGGGCGCTTCGCCTTCGGTCACCGGCGTCTGAAGATCATCGACCTTTCCGAAAAGGCCGCCCAGCCGATGACCGATCCCGAGCTCGGTCTCACCATCGTGTTCAACGGCTGCATCTACAATTACCCGGAGCTCAGGCGCGAGCTGGAGGACAAGGGCTACCGGTTCTTCTCCACCGGCGACACCGAGGTCATCATGAAAGCCTATCATGCCTGGGGCCGCGATTGCGTGAAGCGGTTCCACGGCATGTTCGCCTTCGCCATTGTCGAGCGCGACAGCGGCAAGGCGATGATCGCCCGTGACCGTTTCGGCATCAAGCCATTCTATTACGCCATGAGCGGCCGCAATATCCGCTTTGCCTCGACGTTGCCGGCGCTTCTGAAGGGTGGCGGCATCGACAAGACTGTCGATCCGGTGGCGCTGCATCACTACATGTCGTTCCACGCCGTGGTTCCGCCGCCGCATACCATCGTCAAGGGCGTGCGCAAGCTGCCGCCGGCCACCACCCGCTGCTTCGAGCCGGACGGCTCGTTCGAGGATATCCGTTACTGGTCGCCGAAACACGAGCGCGACGCCGCCACCGCCAAGCTCACGCGTGAGGAATGGCGCGACCGGGTGCTGGACGCGCTGCGCACCGCCGTCAAGCGCCGCATGGTGTCAGACGTTCCGGTCGGCGTATTGTTGTCGGGCGGCGTCGATTCCTCGATCATCACCGGCCTGCTCGCCGAAGAGGGGCAGAAGGACCTGATGACCTTTTCGATCGGCTTCGAGGAAGCCAATGGCGAAAAGGGCGACGAGTTCTCCTATTCCGACCTGATCGCGGAGCGTTTCGGGACCGATCATCACAAGATCTTCGTGCCGTCCTCGGAACTGATGAGCGCGCTGCCCGACACGATCCACGCGATGTCGGAGCCGATGGTCTCCTACGACAATATCGGTTTCTTCCTGCTGTCGCGCGAGGTCTCCAAACATATCAAGGTGGTCCAGTCCGGCCAGGGCGCGGACGAGATCTTCGCCGGCTATCACTGGTATCCGCCGCTCGAAAATTCCAACGATGTCGTGGGCGACTATGCCAGGGGCTTCTTCGACCGCGACCGTGCCAAGCTGTCGCGCCACCTTTCGCCCGAATGGCTGGCCGAGGAGGATGTCAGCCGCGCCTTCGTCGAAAGCCATCTGATGGCCGCCGGCGCCGAAGGCCCGGTCGACCGGGCGCTGCGCCTCGACAGCCAGGTCATGCTGGTTGACGACCCGGTCAAGCGGGTGGACAATATGACGATGGCCTGGGGACTGGAGGCGCGCGTGCCGTTCCTCGACCATGAGCTTGCCGAGCTTGCGGCCTCGATCCCGCCGGAGTTCAAGCTCAATGACGGCGGCAAGGGCGTGCTGAAGGACGCCGCAAGGCTGGTGGTTCCCCACGAGGTGATCGACCGCAAGAAGGGTTATTTCCCCGTGCCCCAGCTCAAATATATCTCGGGCGAATATCTGGACATGGTGCGCGACGTCCTGACCAGCCAGGTTTCCAGCGAGCGCGGGCTGTTCAGGAAGAGCTATCTCGATGACCTGTTCCTCGATCCGATCGGCCACATCACGCCGCTGCGCGGTTCGGAACTGTGGCAGGTCGCGCTTCTGGAAATGTGGCTGCAGTCACACGACATCTGA
- a CDS encoding dipeptide/oligopeptide/nickel ABC transporter permease/ATP-binding protein: protein MTDAAIAAPPKKKKSSRPTAIKLLLNNTLATTGLIVLTLIVLVALAAPILPLQPPNVTDPSVRLLPPLSDGHLLGTDALGRDLLSRLIWGTRVSLAVGVSATLIAAFFGSLIGLVAGYAGGRTDNILMRGIDMVMAFPYILLALAIVAVLGPGLLNALYAIAVVNIPFFARNIRGMTLGLSRREFVDAARLSGKSHFAILFGEVLPNVLPVIIITMSTTIGWMILETAGLSFLGLGAQPPQADLGSMLGDGRKVLFTDAHVSMVPGLMIFALVMSINLFGDGIRDVLDPRLKSGALARPGARTAVKRDAAPDRKPRENAVLDVQQMRTEFHVGGSIYRAVGGVDLHLRQGECLGLVGESGSGKSVTAMSLMGLVPTPPGQIAGGAAWFAGEDLFAASDERIRQLRGGAVSHVFQDPLSTLHPLFTVGDQLIEAIQAHQPLSKSEARKKATDLLQSVRIPNAGERLNAFPHELSGGMRQRISIAMALANDAKLIIADEPTTALDVTVQAQILELMNGLRKERDTAILFITHDFGVVSAICDRVAVMYAGRIVETGTTEEILANPAHPYTAKLIDCVPVLGQPERRLDAIKGRPPVVNDLPDGCAFADRCPYVQDDCLKGDIPMLSFGDERGARCIHPLNRETADA from the coding sequence ATGACCGACGCCGCGATAGCCGCTCCCCCAAAGAAGAAGAAAAGCAGCCGCCCGACCGCGATCAAGCTGCTGCTCAACAACACGCTCGCCACCACCGGGCTGATCGTGCTGACGCTGATCGTGCTGGTGGCGCTGGCCGCCCCCATCCTGCCGTTGCAGCCGCCGAACGTGACCGATCCATCCGTGCGCCTGCTGCCGCCGCTTTCCGACGGCCATCTTCTGGGCACCGACGCGCTCGGCCGCGATCTGCTGTCGCGGCTGATCTGGGGTACCCGCGTCAGCCTCGCCGTCGGCGTTTCGGCGACCCTGATCGCGGCGTTTTTCGGCTCGCTGATCGGCCTTGTCGCCGGCTATGCGGGCGGGCGCACCGACAATATCCTGATGCGCGGCATCGATATGGTCATGGCCTTTCCCTATATCCTGCTGGCGCTCGCGATCGTCGCGGTGCTCGGCCCCGGCCTGTTGAATGCGCTCTATGCCATTGCCGTCGTCAACATCCCGTTCTTCGCCCGCAACATTCGCGGCATGACGCTCGGCCTGTCGCGGCGCGAATTCGTCGATGCGGCCCGGCTTTCCGGAAAGTCGCACTTCGCGATCCTGTTCGGCGAGGTGCTGCCAAACGTGCTGCCGGTGATCATCATCACCATGTCGACCACGATCGGCTGGATGATCCTGGAGACCGCCGGCCTTTCCTTCCTCGGCCTCGGCGCGCAGCCGCCGCAGGCCGATCTCGGCTCGATGCTGGGCGACGGCCGCAAGGTGCTGTTCACCGACGCCCATGTGTCGATGGTGCCGGGCCTGATGATCTTCGCCCTCGTGATGAGCATCAACCTGTTCGGCGACGGCATCCGCGACGTGCTCGACCCCCGGCTGAAATCCGGCGCGCTCGCCCGCCCCGGCGCCCGCACCGCCGTCAAACGCGATGCCGCGCCCGACCGGAAGCCGCGCGAAAACGCCGTCCTCGACGTGCAGCAGATGCGCACCGAATTCCATGTCGGCGGCAGCATCTACAGGGCCGTCGGCGGCGTCGACCTGCATCTCCGGCAAGGCGAATGTCTCGGCCTCGTCGGCGAGAGCGGATCGGGGAAATCCGTGACCGCCATGTCGCTGATGGGCCTCGTGCCGACGCCGCCCGGACAAATCGCGGGGGGCGCTGCATGGTTTGCCGGCGAGGACCTGTTTGCCGCAAGCGACGAGCGCATCCGCCAGTTGCGCGGCGGCGCGGTCTCCCACGTATTCCAGGACCCGCTGTCGACGCTGCATCCGCTGTTTACCGTCGGCGATCAGTTGATCGAGGCCATCCAGGCGCACCAGCCGCTGTCGAAATCGGAAGCCCGGAAAAAGGCCACCGACCTGCTGCAATCGGTGCGCATCCCCAATGCCGGCGAGCGGCTGAACGCCTTTCCGCACGAACTTTCCGGCGGCATGCGCCAGCGGATTTCGATCGCGATGGCGCTGGCCAATGACGCAAAGCTGATCATCGCCGACGAGCCCACCACCGCGCTCGATGTTACCGTGCAGGCGCAGATCCTCGAACTGATGAACGGGCTGCGCAAGGAGCGCGACACCGCGATCCTGTTCATCACCCATGATTTCGGCGTGGTCTCGGCGATCTGTGACCGGGTGGCGGTGATGTATGCCGGGCGCATCGTGGAGACCGGCACCACCGAGGAAATCCTCGCAAACCCCGCCCATCCCTATACCGCCAAGCTGATCGACTGCGTTCCGGTGCTGGGCCAACCCGAACGGCGGCTCGATGCGATCAAGGGCCGCCCGCCGGTCGTCAACGACCTGCCCGACGGCTGCGCCTTCGCCGATCGCTGTCCCTATGTTCAGGACGACTGTCTGAAGGGCGACATCCCGATGCTCTCCTTCGGCGATGAGCGCGGCGCGCGCTGCATCCATCCGCTCAACCGGGAGACCGCCGATGCCTGA
- a CDS encoding ABC transporter ATP-binding protein: MPEANETLIAIDRAERIFGGGKTLFGKKLPAVHAVQDVTLDVKKGETLGIVGESGCGKSTLARLLSGLDLPTGGRITFEGRDLAHEARKHPRALARQIQYVFQDPVSSLNPRKKIRTILEAPLIHLLNMNKAARGKRLEELMDAVNLAPEFLERYPHEFSGGQAQRIGIARALAADPEVIVLDEPVSALDVSVQAQVLNILDDLKSRFGLTYLFISHDLSVVESISDRVAVMYFGRIVELGTRDAVFAEPLHPYTHLLLNSAPAPGRKAVSGGDSEAELPDPYNPPKGCAFFARCPNGTEHCTTRVPPIDETQGRPGHEAACFHPMMKRTA, from the coding sequence ATGCCTGAGGCCAACGAAACGCTGATCGCCATCGATCGGGCCGAGCGCATCTTCGGCGGCGGCAAGACGCTGTTCGGAAAGAAACTCCCCGCCGTCCATGCCGTTCAGGATGTCACCCTCGACGTGAAGAAGGGCGAGACGCTTGGCATTGTCGGCGAATCCGGCTGCGGCAAGTCGACGCTTGCCCGCCTGCTCTCCGGCCTCGACCTTCCGACCGGCGGCAGGATCACCTTCGAGGGCCGCGATCTCGCCCATGAAGCGCGGAAGCATCCGCGCGCGCTTGCCCGCCAGATACAATATGTGTTTCAGGACCCGGTCTCCTCGCTCAACCCGCGCAAGAAGATCCGCACCATTCTGGAAGCGCCGCTGATCCACCTTCTGAACATGAACAAGGCGGCGCGCGGGAAGCGGCTGGAAGAGCTGATGGACGCCGTCAATCTCGCACCCGAATTCCTCGAGCGCTATCCGCATGAATTCTCCGGCGGGCAGGCGCAGCGCATCGGCATCGCCCGTGCGCTCGCCGCCGATCCCGAGGTGATCGTGCTCGATGAGCCGGTGTCGGCGCTCGACGTCTCGGTGCAGGCGCAGGTACTCAACATTCTCGACGACCTGAAGAGCCGGTTCGGGCTCACCTACCTGTTCATCAGCCATGACCTTTCGGTGGTGGAATCGATCTCGGACCGGGTGGCGGTGATGTATTTCGGACGGATCGTGGAACTGGGAACCCGTGACGCGGTGTTTGCCGAGCCGCTCCATCCCTACACCCACCTGCTACTTAACTCCGCGCCCGCGCCGGGCCGCAAGGCGGTTTCGGGCGGCGACAGCGAGGCGGAGCTTCCGGACCCCTACAACCCGCCGAAAGGCTGCGCCTTCTTCGCCCGATGTCCCAACGGGACGGAGCATTGCACAACGCGTGTTCCCCCGATAGATGAGACGCAAGGGCGACCCGGTCACGAAGCCGCCTGCTTCCATCCGATGATGAAAAGGACGGCATGA